The window ATGAAGTCATATCCACGTTCTTTATGCAATGAAAAAAGCGCTTCTAATTGAAGTGTACTATTCAGCATGCTATATTCAGTTTTTGTATATAACGTTCCGATCACTTTTTTCACCCACTTCTATTATACCTAATAAAAAAGGAATTATTAAAAATTCCTTTATTCTGCTTTGGCGAATCTTTCACCAAATTCAACGATTGCTTGTTGTTCTTTTGTAGACGGTGTTGAATTGATTCGAATACCTTCTTCAAATAGATTTAGGCCTAAACCTCTTACTCTATCATGCCAGTAATCCATCCATTCACCTTCACCCCAACCGTATGAACCAAATAACGCAATTAACTTATTGCCTAATTGAGGTTCAACTTCTTCATACCAAGGTAAAAATTCTTCTGGTTCTAATTCTTCAATTCCCATTGAAGGACAGCCAAATGCGATCTTATCGTATTGAAGTGCCTCGTCAGGTAAAATATCTGAAATTTGTTTTAAGTCTGCTTCATATCCTGCTTTTTTAATACCTTCAGCTATTTTTTCTGCCATAATTTCGGTATTACCTGTACCGGTCCAATAAACTACAAGAATTGCCATATCATCAAATCCTTTCAATATACATGAAACATTATACTAAATTTAGATTAAAATTTCACTTTTCTTTTATTAAAAAGATAGTATATTGCAAAAATCGTTAACCCTGCACCTCCAGCAATGAAATAAATAACATAATTTGACTTTGTTTGATTATCAATTACATTGATTAAAATACGTTGTTCAGCATAGTTACCACTAGAATCATGAACATAATATAATCCTTCATAGGTTCCAACCGTATTCGTTGGAATATAATTTGGACTAAATGATAATTCATTAGTTAAATCGCCATCATAATTATCGGTTGCTCTTGCATATTTTTTATAATCAAAAACTTCATTTTTCTTAACTTCAATATAACTAATTTCAATATTTGGACTAATCGTATCACCAATGGTAAGGTATAATCTTTCTTTTGATTGATTACCTGCAGTATCTTTTGCTGTGTAGTCCACATAATATCTACCTAATTTATTTTCTTTTATATTTGTTTCAATTGTCACATGGTATTTATTTAATTCAAAATCATAATTATCAGTTACAGATTCAATATAATCATAAAGGTCAAAATCTTCATCATAAGAAACAAAGACTTCTGTATTCATTAAGACTAATTCCGGTGCAATGATATCTTTTACTTTAAGTATGGTTTCATATACTTGTTCGTTTTGACTTTGATCTGTTGCTTTAACAATGAGTGGATAACTTCCAACAGTTTCATAATCAATATATGACTCATCAAATTCAAAATCTAAATCTTTGTCATAGTTATCTGTAATTTTAAAGAAACTTTGTAAATCAGGTCTTATAAAATCTGTCACAACGATTTCTTTTATTTGTAAAATTTTTGGTTTTGTTAAATCTTTGACTGAAAATACTAAAGGATACGTTACTTCATTTTTAGAAGTATCCTTTAATGTGACCATGATGCGATAATCTCCGACTTTTGAAGTGTCAACCTTTCCTTGTGTTGTAACCATTATATCCAAAGAATTATCATAGTTATCTGTCACATATATATAATCTAAAATATATGGTTCTAGTTTATTTAATTCAATTTGTAACGGTCTTATAATTTCTAAGGTTGGTTTTTTAATATCTTTTACATGAACCTTTAAAATTTCAGTTGTCACACTACGTTTTTTATTTGTTATTTCATAATAAACTTCATATGTACCTAATGTAGTTGAATCCACATAGGAAGTAATTTTAATATCATTTGTGTTTAAAGCTGATGCATTCTGAACATAACTCAATAGTTCTTTTTCATTTAATTCAGTTTGATAATTTATTGTTATTTCCTTATATTTTAGTTTTATTTCAAGTTTTGTATTATCAACGACTGTTACTTTTGATTGACGTTTAGAACTGTTATGAGATTGGTCAGTTGCAGTAATTGTAATTGGATAAACACCTTCAAAACTATAATCCACTAAACTATCATCATAAACTACATCAACCATTTGGTCATAGTTATCTGTGATTGTATAGTACTTTGAAAAATCTATAGATTCATCTATATTAACTTCTATGGTTTTATTTTCTTTAATTGTGGGGGCAATATTATCCACAACGATGACATTTTTTGTAATTGTTGTTTCATTATAAGACTCATCTGTTGCTTTATAAATAACTGGATAAGAGCCAATTTGATTCATATTCACTCTGGAGCTATCAATTGTTAATGCAACTTTTGATTGTGGACTATAGTTATCATAGTATGTTACATAACTTTTTAAATCTGGTAGTTTTGATCCAACTGGTAATTCAACATCATCCACCTCAATCATAGGTGGTTCATTTTCCACTACTCTAAAAATAATTTCTTGATCACTTGTAAAATGATATGTTGGAAAATGTGCTCGATAAACCACACGGTAATCACCAACAATATTTGTACGAATCACTCTAAATGTAGAATATTCTACCTCGTATTCCATATAAAAATCTGGGTCTTCAACAAATTGTTCACCCATTTGTAGTTTAGCTTCTGGAATATACTTAAAATCTTCGATTGGTTCATTCATTGGAACAACCACAACTGTGTTCAACCAAAGCACTGCTACATTCACTGTTTGTAATAAAAAAGACAGCATTTCAATCACCTCATATAATAGTAGTTGATTTGCTGTCTTTTGACTTTTTTTATTTTTATAATTTTTGCATTTCTTGAACGTATAAATTATCTTTTTCTGCCAAGAATTGATTTTTATATAGTTCAAAGTATGCACCGCGTTTTTCTAATAACTCATGGTGGGTTCCTTGTTCAAGAATCTTACCACCATCTAGTAAGACAATAAGGTCTGAATCAACAATAGTTGATAAACGGTGTGCAACAATTAATGATGTACGATTTTTTAATAGTGATTTAGTTGCTTGTTGAATTAAGTATTCTGCTTCACTGTCAATTGATGAAGTTGCTTCATCAAGAATTAAAATGCTCGGATTTGCCAAAATTGCTCTAGCAAATGAGATTAATTGTTTTTGACCAAGTGATAATAAGTTACCACCTTCACCAACGTGTGTATCATATCCTTTATCTAATTTTTCAATAAAGGTATGTAATCCGATTGCTTTAGATGCAGCAATAACTTCTTCATCTGTCGCATCTAAACGTCCATAACGAATATTTTCCATCACAGTTGTTGAGAAAAGTTGAGGAGATTGTAAGACATATCCTAAGCGTTCGTGTAACCATGAAATGCTTCGTTCCTTATAATCTCTTCCATCAATTAAGATTTGACCTTTTTTAGGTTCATAGAATCTAGAAGTTAAGTTAACAATTGTTGTCTTACCAGATCCTGTATGGCCAACCAAGGCAACGCTCATACCGCGTTTAATCTTAAGGTTGAAGTTATCTAAAATAATTTCATTTTCATTATAGTAGAATGTTACATCTTTAAATTCAATATCACCATGAAGTGGTTCCCAGTTTTCTTTTTTCTTATTAAACCAGTCACCATATTTTTCTACTACTTCAGGTGAGTCAATGATTTCAGACTCTGTTTCAATTAATTCAATAATTCTTTCAGCTGATGCTTGAGCAACTTGTAGTGATGAAATGAAACTTGTTAATACAGTCATTGGATCAAAGAATGAAATTGTTGAACGAATAAATAGATATAATGTACCAACAACAATCATTTGTTCTCTAACAAAGAATGTACCTGTAATCATAACAACCGATACAATCAAATAACATGCCATTAATAAACATGAAGAATAGATTGATGAGATTGAAGTTGCTTTAATACTTGTACGCATCATCTTTTCTGCAGTTGCATCAAATTCCATTAAGTTTGATTGTTCGATACCTAATGTTTTAGATGTTCTAGCGCCATGGAAACTTTCATTATACTTAGCAGTTAATTCTGAGTTGAAGTGTCTTGCTTCTCTTTGTTTAATTAAAACTTTCTTTCTAAAGTAAGTTGTAATCATAAACATAAATGGTAACCCGATACTTACAACAATTGCTAAACGCCAGTTATACACATAAAGAATAATTAGGGTAATAATCATTAAGAGAATTGACCATACAAAGTCAATAATCCCCCATGAAATGACTTGACTAAGACGTCTTGCATCACTTGTCATACGTGCCATGATCCAACCTTGCGGGGTTTTATCATAGTATGAAAACGGTAGACGTTGCAATGTCTTAAATGCTTGTTTACGTAAATCATAACTTACATTTGCTTCAATAATTCCACCTTGATAAATAAAACCATATACACATAATCCAAAGATTAATGCATAAAGAATATTAATAATTATAAAAGGTGTGAAATATTCAAAATTATTATTCCCTACAAATTCATCTAAAACATATTTATTTAAAATTAAGTTAACTGAATCTAAAACTGCAAGTGAAACCGCAAAAGCT of the Acholeplasma hippikon genome contains:
- a CDS encoding flavodoxin; amino-acid sequence: MAILVVYWTGTGNTEIMAEKIAEGIKKAGYEADLKQISDILPDEALQYDKIAFGCPSMGIEELEPEEFLPWYEEVEPQLGNKLIALFGSYGWGEGEWMDYWHDRVRGLGLNLFEEGIRINSTPSTKEQQAIVEFGERFAKAE
- a CDS encoding ABC transporter ATP-binding protein, encoding MQHNEEDIKLKKISLPVWGKLIKVIFKSKKNLIIMTAFAVSLAVLDSVNLILNKYVLDEFVGNNNFEYFTPFIIINILYALIFGLCVYGFIYQGGIIEANVSYDLRKQAFKTLQRLPFSYYDKTPQGWIMARMTSDARRLSQVISWGIIDFVWSILLMIITLIILYVYNWRLAIVVSIGLPFMFMITTYFRKKVLIKQREARHFNSELTAKYNESFHGARTSKTLGIEQSNLMEFDATAEKMMRTSIKATSISSIYSSCLLMACYLIVSVVMITGTFFVREQMIVVGTLYLFIRSTISFFDPMTVLTSFISSLQVAQASAERIIELIETESEIIDSPEVVEKYGDWFNKKKENWEPLHGDIEFKDVTFYYNENEIILDNFNLKIKRGMSVALVGHTGSGKTTIVNLTSRFYEPKKGQILIDGRDYKERSISWLHERLGYVLQSPQLFSTTVMENIRYGRLDATDEEVIAASKAIGLHTFIEKLDKGYDTHVGEGGNLLSLGQKQLISFARAILANPSILILDEATSSIDSEAEYLIQQATKSLLKNRTSLIVAHRLSTIVDSDLIVLLDGGKILEQGTHHELLEKRGAYFELYKNQFLAEKDNLYVQEMQKL
- a CDS encoding immunoglobulin-like domain-containing protein — translated: MLSFLLQTVNVAVLWLNTVVVVPMNEPIEDFKYIPEAKLQMGEQFVEDPDFYMEYEVEYSTFRVIRTNIVGDYRVVYRAHFPTYHFTSDQEIIFRVVENEPPMIEVDDVELPVGSKLPDLKSYVTYYDNYSPQSKVALTIDSSRVNMNQIGSYPVIYKATDESYNETTITKNVIVVDNIAPTIKENKTIEVNIDESIDFSKYYTITDNYDQMVDVVYDDSLVDYSFEGVYPITITATDQSHNSSKRQSKVTVVDNTKLEIKLKYKEITINYQTELNEKELLSYVQNASALNTNDIKITSYVDSTTLGTYEVYYEITNKKRSVTTEILKVHVKDIKKPTLEIIRPLQIELNKLEPYILDYIYVTDNYDNSLDIMVTTQGKVDTSKVGDYRIMVTLKDTSKNEVTYPLVFSVKDLTKPKILQIKEIVVTDFIRPDLQSFFKITDNYDKDLDFEFDESYIDYETVGSYPLIVKATDQSQNEQVYETILKVKDIIAPELVLMNTEVFVSYDEDFDLYDYIESVTDNYDFELNKYHVTIETNIKENKLGRYYVDYTAKDTAGNQSKERLYLTIGDTISPNIEISYIEVKKNEVFDYKKYARATDNYDGDLTNELSFSPNYIPTNTVGTYEGLYYVHDSSGNYAEQRILINVIDNQTKSNYVIYFIAGGAGLTIFAIYYLFNKRKVKF